A genomic stretch from Macaca nemestrina isolate mMacNem1 chromosome 16, mMacNem.hap1, whole genome shotgun sequence includes:
- the LOC139359052 gene encoding uncharacterized protein, with translation MGVWLISCVPHAQTSGRNMQTGRWQGSDPTAASGVECLHVRKPQWAGVTLRSFSFAVRKWLVVISSIRPSALSQGQRAFCILGSCPRVLGKSHMSLENERKVLLNGGSSSQLMDVEPEWEWSGKVVFPWSPLLSCGALLPWPLAEFPLASALLCHR, from the coding sequence ATGGGGGTGTGGCTCATTTCTTGTGTGCCCCACGCTCAAACCTCTGGGAGGAACATGCAGACGGGCAGGTGGCAGGGCTCTGACCCGACGGCAGCATCTGGAGTTGAATGTTTACACGTCCGGAAGCCCCAGTGGGCAGGTGTTACACTGCGCTCTTTCAGTTTTGCCGTCCGCAAGTGGCTTGTGGtgatcagctcaattagaccttCTGCCTTATctcaaggacagagggctttctgtatcctgggttctTGCCCTCGTGTACTGGGAAAATCACATATGAGCTTGGAGAATGAGCGCAAGGTTTTATTGAATGGTGGAAGCAGCTCTCAGCTGATGGATGTGGAGCCAGAATgggaatggagtgggaaggtggtcttcccctggagtccgCTGCTCAGCTGCGGGGCTCTCCTCCCGTGGCCGTTGGCCGAATTCCCCTTGGCATCCGCATTGCTCTGCCATCGATGA